ATATTCTACGGTATCTGTTACATGTCGATACGGAACGTAACTGCCAGATACGGGCAAGCCCACACCCGGGAGGAAAGACGCGCCCACGTTCATCACGTCTTCTCCTGTCTTTCGTACTTCAGTTGTTCGTGCCAGTCCGCTGGACGCCCTTCGGGGGTGAGGTCCAGCAGATTCCACAGGATCTCCAGGGTGCCGACGTGTCGAGGGTCTTGCCCGGGAGCTCGTTCCGCCCAGAAGAGCTCGGATCCCCAGAAGTGGCGGATCGTCTGTCCATCCCGGTGGAAGTGACGATGCTCATGCCGCCGTCCGCTTGCGCGAGGTCGGAGGGATCAGCAGGTCGGCGGGTACACGAAAGCGATCGCGCAACCGCTTGATCATGGTCATGCTGAGGTCGCGTTTGCCTCCCAGCACCTCACTGACGCGGCTTGCTGTCCCCAGGACAGGAATCAGATCGGCACGCGTCAGTCCATGCTGATCCATCAGATAGGCGAGTAGATCGGGCAGCGTGGGGCGCCTGCGCGGCCAGCGGATCTTCTCATAGGCCTCGATCAGCCGCGCCTGTGCCAATAGGCGTGCGCGGTCCGCCTCCGTGTCTGAGTGCATCAACCGTGCGACCAGTGCCTTGGCCTCTGCATGGTCTGCCTCGTTCTGGATTACGATGAGGGTTGCCTTCATCACACCGTCTCCGCGTCGATCTGGTCATATTCCGCGTGCGAGCCAAAAAACTGGATCATGGAAGTGTAGTTGATCGGACGACGACGACTTGGATGCGTCGTGTGGCGCGGCAGACCGAACGCGTGACCGACACGTCGGACCGTCCGTCATCACACAACGCATCGCACCCGCTTTCGTGACCTCAGATTGACCGGCTCACTTCGTGGCCTTT
The sequence above is a segment of the Luteitalea sp. genome. Coding sequences within it:
- a CDS encoding XRE family transcriptional regulator; amino-acid sequence: MKATLIVIQNEADHAEAKALVARLMHSDTEADRARLLAQARLIEAYEKIRWPRRRPTLPDLLAYLMDQHGLTRADLIPVLGTASRVSEVLGGKRDLSMTMIKRLRDRFRVPADLLIPPTSRKRTAA
- a CDS encoding DUF899 domain-containing protein — protein: MRHFWGSELFWAERAPGQDPRHVGTLEILWNLLDLTPEGRPADWHEQLKYERQEKT